TTGATTAGATACCGCACGGACAACATCAAGCATGCACAGGTCGAGAGCTGCTTCAAGCACGGGAATGTCCTCATCCTTCACTGCATCCGGATGGCGGGAGAGATATGGCTCGTACGTTGTCCCCACAAGCGCCTGAATCAGATCCGGCAGGGATCCAGCACGGATAGCATGGTTCAACCGGTCACCGCTAAGTTCAAATCCCCCTTCCAGGATAAGATAACGAGCGACGGATTCCTTTCCCGCTCCAACAGAGAGAGAACGGGCCAGTGACCGGATGTTTGCAATATCAATCATCCGACCGGCCACCTCTGTTACCGGCGGCGAGAGAGAAATGTCCACACTCTGTGCCGCGAGGGAAATATTTTCAAGGAGAGCGATCTGCACCAGGGCAAAGAACTGTGCATGGTCACCTGCTGCCTCACGGTATGCTGCAGCAAGCACAGGACCAAATGGTGCCGGAGCAAATCTGCTGAGAGCATCCTCAGGCCCCGCAGCATGAACCGCCGTGCGGATCATCTCAGGGGTCAATGACCCGACAGAGGAAACCTGCCGCTCAATGTCTGCGGGGGAGACATCCCCCCCCATACTAAGAATGATCCATGCAGCCTCCCGTGCCGCAAGCATATCCCTGTATGCTGCAAAGAAGTGACTCACACTGTCCGGGACATTTTCAGTAAGGCTTACCACCCTCCCGTAATAATAGCCGCGGATAGTCTGTTCTGCAATCTCAATATTCATCTCTCCTACAGATGGAAAGGCGTACCCGGCAGCCCGGAAACGGTCGAAGAGATCATGCAGGGAATGTGCCTCACGTACGACCGAGACCGTCGCCCATTCCACCATAGGGTTGCCAATCGCCCGCACCCGTGCATCCGGCCTGGCAAACACCGCAATATTCAGGATGACACGGAAGTATCCGGCCGATGCCGCAAGCACCAGGCCCATGAGAATTGCAATAGCAAGGGCTGCAACCAAAAGAGCCGTGCCGCCGTCTCCTGAGAGGAGTCCTGAGAATATCGGGGAGAGAGAAAAGTCAGTCATTGCCACCATACAGTATACACGCGGTTTCACGGGTCAGGCGCTCACGCATTCGTTCACATCTGGCTGAAAACCGCTGATCACACAGGCGACTTCCGCAGGCGACCACAAGGCCGCCACCCCTCCGGTCTCTGCTCATCTCCTGAAGGAAGGCCATGCCAATTCCCGGAAATTCCGCGAGGGCCGATTCTACGGCATCCCGATCTCCCTCCCGAAAGAGCACCTGACACTCACCGGGTCCAACGATCTCCAGTCCCTCCGCAATGAGTCGCTGTAACACTTCCGGATATATTGGCATACCGGGAAGATGAGAGAGTTGCTCTTTTGCACCGGAAAAACACCTGTCGATGCCGTCTTCGCGTGCCTCCCGCACCCCGCCCCGTGCCGCAAGCTGTGCCCGTGCAAGAATCTTCCGGCGCCGTGCCGCAGCCTCCCGCCTGCCATCATCAGAGATGGTTGTGTATACCGCATCTGCTGCAATTTCGCCCTCACTGAGGATAAGGGACACCTCATTGTCTGCCGCACGAATGATACGGGTAGCTTCCTCAGCTGCATCCGCATTCATCCGTGCAATGATCTCTTCCACACCCATTCACCCACCTCCGAAGAGTCCGATACCGAACATAATGAGGACGGCAATAAGGAGCCCGAATATCGCAAAGGTCTCTGCCATCACGGCAAATACGAGGCTTGCCCCCATCGCATCACTCCGCTGTGCTGTGGCTCCAATACCCGAGGCGGCAGTCATACCCTGCCCGATGGCTGAAAGACCGGCAAGGCCAACGGCAAACCCGGCCCCCATTGCGGCAAGTCCTGCAGCGGCCGTTGCCGTGACATCGCGGGTGATCATGCCAGTGAAGGCCATCACGAGGATCGCCACCAGAAGACCATAGATAGCCTGTGTCTCGGGAATAACGGTAAAAACCAATGCCTTCCCAAACATTTCCTCTTTTTCAGCGGTGGCAGCAATGCCTGCCGAAGCCGCAATACCCTG
Above is a window of Methanogenium organophilum DNA encoding:
- a CDS encoding V-type ATPase subunit, encoding MTDFSLSPIFSGLLSGDGGTALLVAALAIAILMGLVLAASAGYFRVILNIAVFARPDARVRAIGNPMVEWATVSVVREAHSLHDLFDRFRAAGYAFPSVGEMNIEIAEQTIRGYYYGRVVSLTENVPDSVSHFFAAYRDMLAAREAAWIILSMGGDVSPADIERQVSSVGSLTPEMIRTAVHAAGPEDALSRFAPAPFGPVLAAAYREAAGDHAQFFALVQIALLENISLAAQSVDISLSPPVTEVAGRMIDIANIRSLARSLSVGAGKESVARYLILEGGFELSGDRLNHAIRAGSLPDLIQALVGTTYEPYLSRHPDAVKDEDIPVLEAALDLCMLDVVRAVSNQYHLESGPLLRYLVTLGYEAQNMQAIAVGIAESLPPEEIGRVLVTEEVKE
- a CDS encoding V-type ATP synthase subunit E, which gives rise to MGVEEIIARMNADAAEEATRIIRAADNEVSLILSEGEIAADAVYTTISDDGRREAAARRRKILARAQLAARGGVREAREDGIDRCFSGAKEQLSHLPGMPIYPEVLQRLIAEGLEIVGPGECQVLFREGDRDAVESALAEFPGIGMAFLQEMSRDRRGGGLVVACGSRLCDQRFSARCERMRERLTRETACILYGGND